The Radiobacillus deserti genomic interval TCACTCATACGGACGTTTTTGTCCACATAAAGTCCTTCGATTTGAGTAAACTGGTGCGAGTGCGTCGCATCGTCTGTATCTCTTCGGTACACTTTTCCTGGACAAATCATTTTTACAGGCTTGGATCCTTCATATTCCCCCATCGTACGAGCTTGAACAGGAGAAGTATGTGTGCGAAGTAATAGTTCCTCTGTAATGTAAAAGGAATCCTGCATATCTCGTGCTGGGTGTCCTTTTGGCAAATTCAATGCTTCGAAATTATAGTAATCGGTTTCTACTTCAGGGCCTTCTTTAATTTCAAAGCCCATTCCGATAAATAAGTCTTCAATCTCTTCCACTATGCTCGTAAGCAAGTGCGGTCCACCAACTTGCACTGGTCTTCCTGGGAGTGTGACATCAAGACTTTCCTCCGCTAGTTTTTTTTCCAGTTCTTCCGCTTCTAGCTTTTCTTTCTTTTCATCAAGTGCATCGGAAATCGCTTCTCGTACTTTGTTTGCTAGCTCACCAATAACAGGTCGTTCTTCTTGTGATAACTTCCCCATTCCT includes:
- the pheS gene encoding phenylalanine--tRNA ligase subunit alpha yields the protein MKERLEELKVEALEKVSSSNTLKDLQDIRVAYLGKKGPITEVLRGMGKLSQEERPVIGELANKVREAISDALDEKKEKLEAEELEKKLAEESLDVTLPGRPVQVGGPHLLTSIVEEIEDLFIGMGFEIKEGPEVETDYYNFEALNLPKGHPARDMQDSFYITEELLLRTHTSPVQARTMGEYEGSKPVKMICPGKVYRRDTDDATHSHQFTQIEGLYVDKNVRMSDLKGVLNRFAKHMFGEDREIRLRPSFFPFTEPSVEMDISCKVCNGKGCSVCKGTGWIEILGGGMVHPRVLEMAGYDPKVYNGFAFGMGPERIAMLKYGVDDIRHFYMNDVRFLKQYHKV